A stretch of Pseudomonas sp. CCC3.1 DNA encodes these proteins:
- a CDS encoding transcription elongation factor GreAB — protein sequence MNKTAVYQQMLEKLAIDLDVLQRAAQTAYEAATHEENIAENKYDTLGLEASYLATGQARRVEEIRQALKNCQAMTLAPFNPAQGIQVGALVRLEAENGSEQWLFLAPEAAGLKLEHEGNTVTVITPRAPLGAALLGKQMEDEVQISVGGAVQGFMVCEVD from the coding sequence ATGAACAAGACCGCCGTGTACCAGCAGATGCTGGAAAAACTCGCCATCGACCTCGACGTGCTCCAGCGTGCCGCGCAAACCGCTTATGAAGCCGCGACCCACGAAGAGAACATCGCCGAGAACAAGTACGACACCCTTGGGCTTGAAGCATCTTATTTGGCAACCGGACAGGCACGCCGGGTTGAAGAAATTCGTCAGGCGCTGAAAAACTGCCAGGCCATGACCCTTGCGCCGTTTAACCCGGCGCAAGGCATTCAGGTCGGGGCATTGGTGCGGCTTGAAGCCGAGAATGGCAGCGAGCAGTGGTTATTTCTGGCCCCGGAAGCCGCCGGGCTCAAGCTTGAGCATGAAGGCAACACCGTGACCGTCATCACCCCGCGTGCACCGTTGGGCGCAGCGTTGCTCGGTAAGCAGATGGAGGATGAGGTGCAGATCAGTGTGGGTGGCGCAGTGCAGGGGTTTATGGTTTGCGAGGTTGACTAA
- the earP gene encoding elongation factor P maturation arginine rhamnosyltransferase EarP — protein sequence MKASWDIFCSVVDNYGDIGVTWRLARQLVAEHQVHVRLWVDDVQAFVPLCPEADASAAQQWQQGVEVRVWPKDWQPVEVADVVIEAFACTLPDSYRQAMKAREKPALWINLEYLSAEDWVSGCHGLPSLRPDGLKRMFFFPGFDAGTGGLLREADLLVRRRAFEQDAQARQTFLQGLGVFAADNARLISLFAYENSGLASWLDAMATGNTPTHLLVPQGRIMGDLLRWLDIDELALGQVEQRGSLTVQALPFVRQQDYDRLLWSCDFNAVRGEDSFVRAQWAGRPLLWHIYEQEEDAHWVKLNAFLALYVKGLSPAAAHAFTGLWHAWNAGSDMAQRWNDVQEHWQEISDHAEQWCLEQSLQADLAQALVLFYRNWI from the coding sequence ATGAAAGCCTCCTGGGATATTTTTTGCAGTGTGGTCGATAACTACGGCGACATTGGTGTGACCTGGCGTTTGGCCCGCCAGTTGGTGGCTGAGCATCAGGTGCATGTTCGGTTGTGGGTCGATGACGTGCAGGCGTTTGTGCCGCTCTGTCCCGAGGCCGATGCCAGCGCTGCTCAGCAATGGCAGCAGGGCGTAGAGGTGCGCGTGTGGCCCAAGGACTGGCAGCCGGTGGAGGTCGCTGATGTAGTGATCGAAGCCTTCGCCTGCACCTTGCCGGACAGTTACCGGCAGGCCATGAAGGCGCGGGAAAAACCGGCGCTGTGGATAAACCTTGAGTATTTGAGTGCTGAAGACTGGGTCAGCGGCTGCCATGGCTTGCCCTCCCTGCGGCCGGATGGCTTGAAGCGGATGTTCTTTTTTCCGGGTTTTGACGCCGGGACTGGTGGCCTGTTGCGCGAGGCTGACTTGCTGGTGCGGCGCCGGGCCTTTGAGCAAGACGCACAAGCCCGGCAGACGTTCTTGCAGGGGTTGGGGGTTTTTGCGGCAGACAATGCGCGGCTGATCTCTCTGTTTGCCTATGAGAACAGCGGGCTGGCCAGTTGGCTGGATGCCATGGCAACGGGCAACACGCCTACCCACCTGTTGGTCCCGCAGGGCCGGATCATGGGCGATCTGCTGCGCTGGCTGGACATTGATGAACTGGCGCTCGGGCAGGTTGAACAGCGTGGGTCATTGACCGTTCAGGCGCTACCATTCGTCCGGCAACAAGATTACGACCGCCTGTTGTGGAGCTGTGATTTCAATGCAGTGCGCGGCGAAGACTCGTTCGTGCGGGCGCAATGGGCGGGGCGTCCGCTGCTGTGGCACATCTATGAACAGGAAGAAGACGCGCATTGGGTCAAGCTCAATGCCTTTTTGGCGTTGTATGTAAAAGGCCTCTCGCCCGCCGCCGCGCACGCGTTCACCGGGTTGTGGCACGCCTGGAATGCCGGTTCCGACATGGCTCAACGTTGGAATGATGTGCAGGAACACTGGCAAGAGATCAGCGATCACGCCGAACAATGGTGTCTGGAACAGTCATTGCAGGCTGATCTTGCGCAAGCGCTGGTACTGTTTTATAGAAATTGGATATGA
- a CDS encoding elongation factor P: MKTGKELKPGTVIKLENDPWLVQKAEFTKSGRNSAIMKTKLKNLLTGYKTEIVYSADDKLEDVILDRKEATLSFISGDTYTFMDTTDYTMYELNAEDIEAVLPFIEEGMTDVCEAVFFEERLVSVELPTTIVRQVDYTEGSARGDTSGKVMKPAKLKNGTELSVADFIEIGDMIEIDTREGGSYKGRAK; encoded by the coding sequence ATGAAAACTGGTAAAGAGCTTAAACCCGGTACAGTCATCAAGCTCGAAAACGACCCTTGGTTGGTTCAGAAAGCTGAATTCACCAAGTCCGGTCGTAACAGCGCAATCATGAAGACCAAGCTGAAGAACCTGCTGACTGGCTACAAGACTGAAATCGTATACAGCGCAGACGACAAGCTGGAAGACGTGATCCTGGATCGCAAAGAAGCGACCCTGTCCTTCATCAGCGGCGACACCTACACGTTCATGGATACCACTGACTACACCATGTACGAGCTGAACGCTGAAGACATCGAAGCTGTTCTGCCATTCATCGAAGAAGGCATGACCGACGTTTGCGAAGCGGTCTTCTTTGAAGAGCGTCTGGTTTCCGTAGAGCTGCCGACCACTATCGTGCGTCAGGTTGACTACACCGAAGGTTCCGCTCGCGGTGACACTTCGGGCAAGGTGATGAAGCCTGCCAAACTGAAAAACGGTACCGAGCTGAGCGTTGCTGACTTTATCGAAATCGGCGACATGATCGAGATCGACACCCGTGAAGGTGGCTCCTACAAGGGCCGCGCCAAGTAA
- a CDS encoding sulfite exporter TauE/SafE family protein, which produces MLIDFAMYGALGVVLGALGGLFGIGGALIAIPVLGMWFGLDQQMAQGTALVMSVPNVYLALYRYHQRNKIELRQALPLVLMSFCFAWLGAMLAVGVDAGLIRWGFIGFLLAITLYNLFKLYGSVRQPVNGSRFGWPSYGALGVLAGTTGGLFGVGGAVVAAPVLTSVFGTSQVVAQGLSLALAAPSTTVTLLTYAAHGEVNWLMGLPMAVGGLLSISWGVKVAYAMPERLLRGLYCCFLLLCAALLAVKA; this is translated from the coding sequence ATGCTGATTGATTTTGCGATGTACGGGGCGTTGGGCGTCGTTTTAGGCGCGTTGGGTGGGCTGTTCGGGATTGGTGGGGCTTTGATCGCGATCCCGGTGCTGGGGATGTGGTTTGGTCTCGATCAGCAAATGGCGCAAGGCACTGCCTTGGTGATGTCTGTGCCCAACGTGTATCTCGCGTTGTATCGCTACCATCAGCGCAACAAAATCGAACTGCGTCAGGCATTGCCGCTGGTGTTGATGAGCTTTTGTTTTGCCTGGCTCGGCGCAATGCTGGCAGTCGGCGTGGATGCGGGCCTTATTCGCTGGGGCTTTATTGGCTTTTTGCTGGCCATCACCCTTTACAACCTGTTCAAACTGTATGGCTCAGTCCGGCAGCCGGTTAACGGCTCGCGCTTTGGCTGGCCCTCGTATGGCGCGCTGGGTGTGTTGGCAGGCACCACGGGCGGGCTGTTCGGTGTCGGCGGGGCCGTGGTCGCCGCGCCAGTGCTGACCAGTGTGTTCGGAACCAGCCAGGTCGTGGCTCAAGGCCTGTCTCTGGCGCTGGCGGCGCCGAGCACCACGGTCACCTTGCTGACCTATGCCGCGCACGGCGAGGTCAACTGGCTGATGGGGCTGCCGATGGCCGTGGGTGGCTTGTTGAGTATCAGTTGGGGCGTGAAGGTGGCCTATGCCATGCCTGAGCGTTTGCTGCGTGGCTTGTACTGCTGTTTTCTGCTGCTGTGTGCGGCGTTGCTGGCGGTCAAAGCTTAA